A window of the Coprobacter fastidiosus genome harbors these coding sequences:
- the rfbH gene encoding lipopolysaccharide biosynthesis protein RfbH gives MSTKREQIIQLVKEYYREEFESKKKDFEPGDKISYGGRFFNDEEMCALVDSSLDFWLTTGRYAARFEKEMAQFLNVRFCSLTNSGSSANLLAFMALTSPKLGDRRIKRGDEVITVAAGFPTTVTPVIQFGAVPVFVDVTIPGYNIDVTELEDAFSDKTKAVMVAHTLGNPFDIAAVKQFCDKHGLWLIEDNCDALGSRYFIDGEWKYTGTIGDIGTSSFYPPHHMTMGEGGALYTNNLQLKRIIESFRDWGRDCYCNSGKDDTCKRRFTQQFGELPLGYDHKYVYSHFGYNLKVTDMQAAIGCAQLQKLPAIIDARKQNWKYLREKLSVYGNKLILPEPTENSDPSWFGFVINVREDAGFTRNEIVDYLEKNGIQTRMLFAGNLIKHPCFDEMRTKKEGYRVCGDLTNTDAIMSDVFWIGVYPGMTRKMLDFMIEKIGEFCHAR, from the coding sequence ATGAGTACAAAAAGAGAACAAATCATACAGCTGGTAAAGGAGTATTATCGGGAAGAATTTGAAAGTAAAAAGAAAGATTTCGAGCCGGGAGATAAGATCTCTTACGGAGGACGGTTTTTCAATGATGAAGAAATGTGTGCTTTGGTCGATTCTTCATTGGATTTTTGGCTGACGACCGGAAGATATGCTGCCCGTTTTGAAAAAGAGATGGCTCAATTCTTAAATGTTCGCTTTTGCTCGTTGACCAATTCAGGTTCATCTGCGAATTTGTTGGCATTTATGGCTTTGACATCTCCGAAATTGGGCGATCGCCGAATTAAGAGGGGTGACGAAGTGATTACGGTAGCTGCCGGATTTCCGACAACTGTGACTCCTGTAATCCAGTTTGGTGCTGTTCCTGTGTTCGTAGATGTGACAATTCCCGGATACAATATCGATGTAACTGAGTTGGAGGATGCTTTTTCGGATAAGACGAAGGCTGTTATGGTTGCCCATACACTCGGTAATCCTTTCGACATAGCGGCTGTCAAGCAATTTTGCGATAAGCATGGATTATGGCTTATCGAAGATAACTGCGATGCCCTGGGCTCTCGTTATTTTATCGATGGGGAGTGGAAATATACCGGTACGATCGGAGATATAGGTACTTCGAGCTTTTATCCTCCTCATCATATGACAATGGGTGAGGGAGGTGCTTTATATACGAATAACCTGCAATTGAAACGTATTATAGAATCGTTCCGGGATTGGGGGCGTGATTGTTATTGTAATTCGGGGAAAGACGATACTTGCAAACGTCGTTTTACACAGCAATTCGGTGAATTACCGTTGGGGTATGATCACAAATATGTCTATTCTCACTTCGGATATAATCTGAAAGTTACCGATATGCAGGCTGCAATCGGGTGTGCTCAATTGCAGAAGTTGCCGGCTATCATAGATGCCCGTAAACAGAATTGGAAATATCTGAGAGAGAAATTATCGGTTTACGGTAATAAGCTGATATTGCCCGAACCGACCGAAAATTCTGATCCGAGCTGGTTCGGTTTTGTTATCAACGTAAGAGAAGATGCCGGATTTACTCGTAATGAAATTGTCGATTATTTAGAGAAAAACGGCATACAAACACGAATGCTGTTTGCCGGAAACTTGATTAAACATCCTTGTTTCGATGAGATGCGTACGAAAAAAGAGGGGTATCGTGTTTGCGGAGATCTGACAAATACCGATGCGATTATGAGCGATGTTTTCTGGATTGGCGTTTATCCCGGAATGACTCGGAAAATGCTTGATTTTATGATCGAAAAGATAGGAGAATTTTGTCATGCCCGTTAA
- the metG gene encoding methionine--tRNA ligase, with translation MKSYKPMEKKFKRTLVTTALPYANGPVHIGHLAGVYVPADIYTRYLRLKGEEVIHIGGSDEHGVPITLKAKAEGITPQDVVDRYHSIIKKSFEEFGISFDIYSRTSSDIHTKTASEFFRKLYDKGVFIEKTTEQYYDEEAKQFLADRYITGTCPHCKNERAYGDQCEACGTSLNATDLINPKSAISGSVPVLRETKHWYLPLDKYEDFLRKWILEDHKEWKSNVYGQCKSWLDMGLQPRAVSRDLDWGVPVPVEGAEGKVLYVWFDAPIGYISNTKELLPDSWERWWKDPETKLVHFIGKDNIVFHCIVFPAMLKAEGSFILPENVPANEFLNLEGDKISTSRNWAVWLHEYLVDFPGKQDVLRYVLIANAPETKDNDFTWRDFQARNNNELVAVLGNFVNRAMVLTHKYFGGKVPACGELTEYDKETLDEFAGVKVELENYLENYRFRDALKEAMNLARIGNKYLADTEPWKLAKTDMSRVSTILNLALQISANLAIAFEPFLPFSAKKLRDMLNMTHAEWNLLGNTDILPEGQQLNQPVLLFEKIEDAQVEAQVQKLLDTKKANELKNHQAAPVRENIDFEDFMKLDIRVGKVLECQKVPKADKLLQFKIDDGLGGRTIVSGIAKHYNPEDLVGKQVCFVANLAPRKLKGIESQGMILSAEDADGKLVVVEPEQHVKPGSEVK, from the coding sequence ATAAAATCATATAAACCAATGGAAAAGAAATTCAAACGTACTCTCGTAACTACAGCGTTGCCTTATGCTAACGGCCCTGTGCATATCGGGCATCTGGCCGGTGTATATGTTCCTGCTGATATTTATACCCGATATTTGCGTCTCAAAGGAGAAGAGGTGATCCATATCGGCGGATCGGATGAGCATGGAGTACCTATTACCTTGAAGGCTAAAGCTGAAGGTATCACTCCGCAAGATGTAGTCGATCGGTATCATTCGATAATAAAAAAATCGTTTGAAGAGTTTGGAATTTCTTTCGATATATATTCCCGTACCTCTTCCGATATCCATACGAAAACAGCTTCCGAGTTTTTCCGGAAATTGTATGACAAGGGAGTTTTTATCGAGAAGACGACGGAGCAGTATTATGATGAAGAGGCTAAGCAGTTCCTTGCCGACCGTTATATTACCGGTACTTGTCCGCATTGTAAGAATGAAAGGGCTTATGGCGATCAATGTGAAGCCTGCGGAACATCTCTGAATGCGACGGATCTGATCAATCCGAAATCGGCAATCAGCGGCAGTGTTCCGGTATTGCGGGAAACGAAACATTGGTATTTGCCTCTCGATAAATATGAAGATTTTTTGCGTAAATGGATTCTGGAGGATCATAAGGAATGGAAATCGAATGTTTACGGTCAATGTAAATCTTGGCTCGATATGGGGTTGCAGCCTCGTGCCGTTAGCCGGGATCTTGATTGGGGAGTTCCTGTTCCGGTAGAAGGCGCTGAAGGCAAAGTATTATACGTTTGGTTCGATGCTCCTATCGGTTATATTTCCAATACGAAAGAGTTGTTGCCCGATAGTTGGGAACGCTGGTGGAAAGATCCGGAGACGAAGTTGGTTCATTTTATAGGAAAAGATAACATTGTTTTTCACTGTATCGTATTCCCGGCGATGTTGAAAGCCGAAGGGAGTTTTATTCTTCCGGAAAATGTTCCTGCAAACGAATTTTTAAATCTTGAAGGAGACAAAATTTCTACATCTCGTAATTGGGCGGTATGGTTGCATGAGTATTTGGTCGATTTCCCGGGTAAGCAAGATGTGCTGCGTTATGTTCTTATTGCAAATGCTCCGGAAACGAAAGACAATGATTTTACTTGGAGAGACTTTCAGGCACGAAACAACAATGAGTTGGTTGCCGTATTAGGGAATTTTGTGAACCGTGCAATGGTTCTTACACATAAGTATTTTGGAGGAAAAGTCCCGGCTTGCGGAGAGTTGACCGAGTATGATAAAGAGACGCTTGACGAATTTGCCGGAGTAAAGGTCGAACTTGAAAATTATTTGGAGAATTACCGTTTCCGTGATGCCCTGAAAGAGGCGATGAATCTTGCCCGTATCGGTAATAAATATTTGGCAGATACAGAACCTTGGAAATTGGCGAAGACCGATATGTCTCGTGTCTCTACGATTTTGAATTTGGCATTGCAGATTTCTGCTAATCTGGCGATTGCATTCGAGCCGTTTCTTCCTTTTTCTGCCAAGAAGTTGAGAGATATGTTAAATATGACTCATGCCGAATGGAACTTGTTGGGGAATACCGATATCTTACCTGAAGGGCAGCAGTTGAACCAGCCTGTTCTTTTGTTCGAAAAAATTGAGGATGCTCAAGTTGAGGCTCAAGTACAAAAACTGTTAGATACGAAAAAAGCGAATGAGCTGAAAAATCATCAGGCCGCTCCTGTTAGAGAAAATATCGATTTCGAAGATTTTATGAAATTAGATATTCGGGTAGGCAAGGTTTTGGAATGTCAAAAAGTACCTAAGGCGGATAAACTGTTGCAATTTAAAATCGATGATGGTTTAGGAGGGCGTACTATTGTTTCGGGAATAGCGAAACATTATAATCCTGAAGATTTGGTGGGAAAACAGGTTTGTTTTGTCGCTAATCTGGCGCCTCGTAAATTGAAAGGCATCGAATCGCAGGGAATGATTCTTTCTGCTGAAGATGCCGACGGCAAATTGGTTGTTGTAGAACCGGAACAGCATGTAAAACCGGGATCGGAAGTAAAATAA
- the rfbG gene encoding CDP-glucose 4,6-dehydratase, with product MNSGKAYLSFYSGKRIFITGHTGFKGSWLVKILSMAGAEIKGYALPPATDPDLYSALEIDKLCTSVFGDIMDREKLIREIEDFAPDVVFHLAAQPLVRLSYDIPAETFGVNAIGTAHVLDAVRKINKPCTAILITTDKVYHNNEWNFPYRENDRLGGYDPYSASKACAELVIDSYRNSFFNRKSHNDHKKAIVSARAGNVIGGGDWAKDRLVPDIVRALHKGEEIVLRNPAAVRPWQHVLEPLGGYLLLGYLASVRYADLSNAYNFGPNPEDTLTVEQMTALATDIWGIGKYRVEQNLSAPHEAGLLKLDISLAKAELGWKPAMNAREALELTLQWYKTYYQDKGFISDLTEQQIQYFFSK from the coding sequence ATGAATTCGGGAAAAGCATATCTTTCATTTTATAGCGGGAAAAGAATTTTTATTACCGGTCATACGGGATTTAAAGGGAGTTGGTTGGTAAAGATTTTATCGATGGCAGGTGCGGAAATAAAGGGTTATGCTCTTCCTCCGGCTACAGATCCTGATTTGTATAGTGCCCTTGAGATAGACAAGCTTTGTACATCTGTGTTCGGAGATATTATGGATCGAGAGAAACTCATCCGTGAAATAGAGGATTTTGCTCCGGATGTGGTTTTTCATCTTGCGGCGCAACCGTTAGTCCGTCTTTCTTATGATATTCCTGCAGAAACTTTCGGCGTTAATGCAATCGGCACTGCGCATGTTCTGGATGCTGTCCGTAAGATAAATAAGCCGTGTACGGCGATTCTGATAACTACAGATAAAGTATATCATAATAACGAGTGGAATTTTCCGTACCGGGAAAACGACCGTTTAGGAGGATATGATCCGTATAGTGCAAGCAAGGCTTGTGCGGAGCTGGTTATCGACTCTTATCGAAATTCGTTCTTTAACCGGAAAAGTCATAATGATCATAAAAAAGCGATCGTAAGTGCCCGTGCCGGAAATGTGATCGGTGGAGGAGATTGGGCGAAAGATCGTCTCGTCCCGGATATTGTCAGGGCATTGCATAAGGGAGAGGAGATTGTACTTCGTAATCCGGCGGCCGTTCGTCCGTGGCAACATGTTTTAGAGCCGTTAGGCGGATATTTGTTGTTAGGTTATCTTGCATCGGTTCGGTATGCCGATTTGTCCAATGCTTATAACTTCGGACCTAATCCGGAAGATACGCTTACAGTCGAACAGATGACAGCTTTGGCGACAGATATTTGGGGAATCGGCAAATATCGAGTGGAACAAAATCTGTCAGCACCTCATGAAGCCGGGCTGTTAAAACTGGATATTTCTTTGGCTAAAGCCGAATTGGGATGGAAACCCGCTATGAATGCCCGGGAAGCGCTGGAGCTGACGTTGCAATGGTATAAAACATATTATCAGGATAAAGGATTCATTTCTGATTTGACAGAACAACAGATACAATATTTCTTCAGTAAGTAA
- a CDS encoding glycosyltransferase produces the protein MKVVLVSTYERKGGAAIACYRLKEALLKEGVDVMLLTAYKTSDDPTVITPFDTRWKRLKNRFHFYKERFSIFIKNGFSRKNLFAVSIADSGTDISALPVIREADIIHLHWVNQGFLSLQNIHQLIKLGKPMVFTMHDMWYCTSICHHARSCDRFMSICRECPYLQYPGAFDLSYKVWLKKQFLRNPDIVFTSVSRWLAKRAGESVLMETNKIFVIPNVIDTEVFYPRDREKVRMSLGISDNSKVVVFGAAKLNDENKGFKLLKQSLKDSKYCREINLFLFGEIKRDKDFLKDIPCNYRYLGEIGNSEDLARIYSAADVTVMPSHYETFGQTLAESMACGTPVVAFNSSGQTDIIDHLENGYLVTYPFTSDFVEGMDWVLDHTNPEMRKKCIDKIKRCFSRDVIVRQYLDLYHDLFVKDQLRK, from the coding sequence ATGAAAGTTGTTCTCGTTAGTACATATGAGCGTAAAGGCGGAGCTGCAATTGCCTGTTACCGTTTGAAAGAGGCTTTATTGAAAGAAGGGGTGGATGTGATGTTGTTGACGGCTTATAAAACTTCTGATGATCCTACGGTAATAACACCTTTTGATACGCGTTGGAAACGGCTGAAGAATCGTTTTCATTTTTATAAAGAACGATTTTCTATTTTTATAAAGAATGGTTTTTCCCGGAAAAATTTATTTGCTGTATCTATTGCCGATTCGGGAACGGATATTTCCGCTCTTCCGGTCATCCGGGAGGCCGATATTATTCATTTACATTGGGTTAATCAAGGATTTTTATCTCTTCAGAATATACATCAACTGATTAAACTTGGAAAACCGATGGTGTTTACGATGCATGATATGTGGTATTGTACATCGATTTGTCATCATGCCCGTTCTTGTGACCGTTTTATGTCGATTTGCAGGGAATGTCCTTATTTGCAATATCCGGGAGCATTCGATCTTTCCTATAAGGTTTGGTTGAAGAAACAGTTTCTGAGAAATCCGGATATTGTTTTTACGAGTGTCAGTCGTTGGTTGGCGAAAAGAGCTGGAGAAAGCGTTCTGATGGAGACCAATAAAATTTTTGTTATACCCAACGTTATCGATACAGAAGTGTTTTATCCGAGAGACAGAGAAAAGGTGCGTATGAGTCTGGGGATTTCTGATAATAGTAAGGTGGTTGTGTTCGGAGCTGCAAAATTGAATGACGAAAATAAAGGGTTTAAGCTGCTGAAACAATCTTTGAAAGACTCAAAGTATTGTCGGGAGATAAATCTTTTTCTGTTCGGAGAAATAAAAAGGGACAAAGACTTTCTAAAAGATATTCCTTGTAATTATCGTTATTTGGGAGAAATCGGCAATTCTGAAGATCTCGCCCGAATATATAGTGCTGCAGATGTTACGGTTATGCCATCACATTATGAGACATTCGGGCAGACTTTAGCGGAGTCTATGGCTTGCGGAACACCTGTGGTGGCATTTAATAGCAGTGGACAGACTGACATAATAGACCATTTGGAAAATGGATATTTAGTGACGTATCCTTTTACTTCGGACTTTGTAGAGGGAATGGACTGGGTTTTGGACCATACGAATCCCGAAATGAGGAAAAAGTGTATCGATAAGATAAAGCGATGTTTTTCACGGGATGTCATTGTCCGGCAATATCTCGATTTATATCACGATTTGTTTGTTAAAGATCAATTAAGAAAATAA
- a CDS encoding glycosyltransferase: MQIAPIALFVYNRPRHVRYCIESLQKNFFADKSELFIFSDGAKDCGQEKNVRSVREYIRNIQGFKRLHIVEQPENKGLASNIISGVTDLVEKYGRVIVLEDDLIVSPWFLTFMNEALEAYKDEESIVNINGHLLKGKGTFPETFLLSFANSWGWGTWKRGWDLFEPDGKKLLRELEARNLTRKFDFDGAYHFTRMLREQIAGMNSSWAIRWNASIFLKGKLSLNSGRSLVTNIGFDGTGTHCDKYGLFATDLYTGQVKVEKLSLLQENKNAREMLARIYRFDNSYYNKIRVRILNFLHR; the protein is encoded by the coding sequence ATGCAAATCGCTCCGATTGCTCTTTTTGTATATAACCGTCCCCGACATGTACGGTATTGTATAGAGTCTCTACAAAAGAATTTTTTTGCGGATAAGAGCGAACTGTTTATTTTTTCTGACGGGGCAAAGGATTGCGGTCAGGAAAAAAATGTGCGGTCGGTACGGGAGTATATACGTAATATTCAGGGATTTAAACGACTGCATATCGTAGAACAACCTGAGAATAAAGGATTGGCTTCGAATATTATTTCCGGAGTTACCGATTTGGTCGAGAAATATGGTCGAGTCATTGTTCTGGAAGATGACCTGATCGTCTCCCCATGGTTTCTTACTTTTATGAATGAGGCTTTGGAAGCTTACAAAGATGAGGAGAGTATTGTAAATATAAATGGACATTTGCTTAAAGGCAAGGGGACATTTCCTGAAACTTTTTTACTGAGCTTTGCAAATAGTTGGGGGTGGGGCACTTGGAAACGGGGTTGGGATTTGTTTGAACCGGATGGAAAAAAACTGCTTCGAGAATTAGAAGCCCGGAACTTGACTCGTAAATTCGATTTTGACGGAGCTTATCATTTTACCCGGATGCTTAGGGAACAGATAGCCGGTATGAATAGTTCTTGGGCGATTCGTTGGAATGCTTCTATTTTTTTAAAGGGAAAGTTGTCATTAAACAGCGGTCGGTCGCTGGTCACGAATATCGGTTTTGACGGAACGGGAACGCATTGCGATAAATATGGGTTATTTGCGACGGATTTATATACGGGGCAGGTTAAGGTAGAGAAATTGTCTTTGCTACAAGAAAACAAGAATGCCCGGGAGATGTTGGCTCGTATTTATCGTTTCGATAACTCGTATTATAACAAAATAAGGGTTCGGATATTAAATTTTTTGCATAGATAA
- a CDS encoding lipopolysaccharide biosynthesis protein translates to MSDNLKKKTLTALIWSFVDKFGQQFLYFVTGIILAIPLNPVDLGKMALLAVFVALSSILIDSGFGSALIRKKEATDADYSTIFYFNIGVSLIFYLILFALAPFIESYSGVPGLAAVARVSFLSIVFLAFGMIQQTRLIKYIQFTQLARINIISLFCSSVFAVITAFMGWGVWALVIQSLGMAIVKSVLLWIYGRWRPKWIFRVASMKEFFGYSSSLIGTGVLNTIFNNIYPWLIGKGYSTQAVGYYNQANKFQDMPSALIANIFRSVAFPVLSSINDDRERMIRVFGKYIRTVSFIIFPIMFLLMLVSQPLISILLPEKWAPSIPLMQVLCISGAFSPFIILYYDLFNAVGRSDINLKMEIFKKIFFIIGILVCFKYSIMALMWLWVVYTLCSLIATMFLAHKYVNYTMGSFFFDIFPCLSISLVIAAMSSLYYLVFQDRWLLLVTISGTFGLLYIIAARLFRLEMWHECLQLFKKKVLTNGK, encoded by the coding sequence ATGTCGGATAACTTGAAAAAGAAAACATTGACAGCTCTTATTTGGAGTTTTGTCGATAAATTCGGCCAGCAGTTTTTATACTTTGTAACGGGTATAATTCTGGCTATTCCTTTGAATCCGGTCGATTTGGGGAAGATGGCGTTATTGGCTGTATTTGTCGCTTTGTCGAGTATTCTTATAGACAGTGGATTCGGATCTGCTCTGATTCGTAAAAAAGAGGCGACCGATGCCGATTATAGTACTATTTTCTATTTCAATATCGGAGTCAGCCTTATCTTTTATCTCATCCTTTTCGCTTTAGCACCGTTCATCGAGAGTTATTCGGGTGTTCCGGGGTTAGCGGCGGTTGCACGGGTTTCGTTTTTGAGTATTGTTTTTCTGGCATTCGGCATGATTCAGCAAACTCGTTTGATAAAATATATTCAATTTACGCAACTGGCACGTATAAATATTATTTCTCTGTTTTGTTCTTCGGTGTTTGCTGTCATTACCGCATTCATGGGTTGGGGAGTCTGGGCTTTAGTAATACAGTCTTTAGGAATGGCGATTGTAAAGTCTGTCTTGTTGTGGATTTACGGACGCTGGAGACCGAAATGGATATTCAGAGTTGCCTCGATGAAAGAATTCTTCGGATATAGTTCGAGTCTGATAGGTACGGGGGTACTGAATACGATATTCAATAACATATACCCGTGGTTGATCGGAAAAGGTTATTCGACACAAGCGGTCGGTTATTATAATCAGGCTAATAAATTTCAGGATATGCCTTCGGCATTGATTGCCAATATTTTTAGGAGCGTTGCTTTTCCGGTATTGTCTTCGATTAATGATGACAGAGAGCGAATGATACGTGTTTTCGGGAAGTATATCCGGACGGTGTCTTTTATAATTTTTCCGATTATGTTTTTATTGATGCTGGTTTCGCAGCCTCTTATATCCATATTGCTTCCTGAAAAATGGGCGCCTTCTATTCCTCTCATGCAGGTATTGTGTATTTCGGGAGCATTTTCGCCTTTTATAATTTTATATTACGATTTATTCAATGCCGTAGGGAGGTCGGATATCAATTTGAAGATGGAGATTTTTAAAAAGATTTTTTTCATAATAGGAATACTTGTCTGTTTTAAATACAGTATAATGGCATTGATGTGGTTATGGGTGGTTTATACCCTTTGTTCTTTGATTGCAACGATGTTTTTAGCACATAAGTATGTAAATTATACAATGGGATCATTTTTTTTCGATATATTTCCCTGTTTATCTATATCTTTGGTAATTGCGGCAATGTCGTCCCTTTATTATCTGGTCTTTCAAGACCGATGGTTGTTGCTTGTTACGATTTCCGGAACATTCGGACTGCTTTATATTATTGCGGCACGTTTATTCCGGTTAGAAATGTGGCACGAATGCCTTCAGTTATTTAAAAAGAAAGTTTTGACAAACGGAAAATAA
- a CDS encoding glycosyltransferase family 2 protein → MKPLFSIITITYNAAETIETTFRSVVGQSFTDYEYIVVDGDSKDGTVDFLRSRKDCLAVFISEPDKGLYDAMNKGMHLAKGEYLIFLNAGDTFHSENTLADIAVSIGSSRPDVIYGETALVNDKREFLGMRRLKTPETLNWKSFRMGMLVCHQAFIAKRTLAPDYDLSYRFSSDFDWCIRCMKRAGTLWNTHLTLIDYLNEGVTTRNHKASLKERYNIMVKYYGRISVMFLHLWFALRFYTAKWIKGRV, encoded by the coding sequence ATGAAACCCTTGTTTTCGATAATAACGATAACTTATAATGCTGCCGAGACAATTGAAACCACATTTCGAAGTGTCGTCGGACAATCTTTTACCGATTATGAGTATATTGTCGTGGATGGTGATTCGAAAGACGGAACGGTAGATTTTTTGCGGTCTCGAAAAGATTGTTTGGCAGTGTTTATCAGTGAACCGGATAAGGGTTTATATGATGCGATGAACAAAGGAATGCATCTGGCAAAGGGAGAATATCTTATTTTCTTAAATGCCGGAGATACTTTTCATTCGGAAAATACTTTAGCGGATATTGCGGTTTCGATAGGGAGTTCCCGTCCTGACGTCATATACGGAGAGACAGCTCTTGTAAATGATAAGCGGGAGTTTTTGGGAATGAGAAGATTGAAAACCCCGGAAACACTTAATTGGAAAAGTTTCCGTATGGGAATGTTGGTATGTCATCAGGCTTTTATTGCAAAACGGACGCTTGCTCCCGATTATGATCTTTCTTATCGCTTCTCTTCTGATTTTGATTGGTGCATCCGTTGTATGAAAAGAGCGGGTACGTTATGGAATACGCACTTGACTTTGATCGATTATCTGAATGAGGGTGTTACGACTCGTAATCACAAAGCCTCTTTAAAAGAACGCTATAATATTATGGTCAAATATTACGGACGCATATCGGTTATGTTTTTACATTTATGGTTTGCTTTGCGTTTTTATACGGCAAAATGGATAAAAGGGCGAGTGTAG
- a CDS encoding NAD-dependent epimerase/dehydratase family protein, whose amino-acid sequence MPVKTVLLTGGNGFIGKNLKESFLAQKYNLLTPGSKDLNLCDEDAVARYFDEHQIDIVIHSAVKPNHRNAKDLSNIFYSNTRMFFNLERYSDRYQKMLVLGSGAIYDLRYYRPLMKEDEYTRFLPADEHGYCKYVCEKVIEKSSNIYDLRLFGIFGKYEDYAIRFISNAICKTLYDLPVTLRQNRRFSYLYVDDLPSVIDHFIENTPRYKAYNVVPDQVVSLYDLARMVVRISGKELPILVGQEGMGSEYSGDNSRLKKEMPDIRFTPIEKSVEQLYEWYAAHRDEIDKNVLLFDK is encoded by the coding sequence ATGCCCGTTAAAACTGTTTTGCTTACGGGAGGAAATGGTTTTATAGGGAAGAATCTCAAAGAGAGTTTTCTTGCGCAGAAATATAATTTGTTGACTCCCGGAAGTAAAGATCTCAATCTGTGCGATGAAGATGCGGTAGCCCGGTATTTTGATGAGCATCAGATCGATATCGTTATCCATTCGGCCGTAAAACCGAATCATCGTAATGCAAAAGATCTGAGTAATATATTTTATTCGAATACACGTATGTTTTTTAATCTGGAACGGTATTCTGACCGGTATCAGAAAATGCTCGTACTCGGGTCGGGTGCTATTTATGATTTACGGTACTACCGTCCGCTTATGAAAGAAGATGAATATACGCGTTTCTTGCCGGCCGATGAACATGGATATTGTAAGTATGTGTGTGAAAAGGTAATTGAAAAGAGCAGCAATATATATGATCTGAGACTGTTCGGAATTTTCGGGAAGTATGAAGATTATGCGATTCGCTTTATTTCCAATGCCATTTGTAAAACGTTGTATGATCTTCCTGTCACATTGCGTCAGAATAGGCGATTCAGTTATTTGTATGTAGACGATCTGCCTTCGGTTATAGATCATTTTATCGAAAACACACCTCGATATAAAGCATATAATGTTGTTCCCGATCAGGTCGTTTCATTATATGATCTGGCACGTATGGTGGTCAGGATATCCGGAAAAGAGTTGCCGATATTAGTCGGGCAAGAAGGCATGGGATCGGAATATAGTGGCGATAATTCCCGTTTGAAAAAAGAAATGCCCGATATTCGGTTTACTCCGATAGAAAAATCCGTAGAACAATTATACGAGTGGTATGCCGCTCATCGTGACGAGATTGATAAAAATGTATTGTTATTTGATAAATAA